The following nucleotide sequence is from Podospora bellae-mahoneyi strain CBS 112042 chromosome 1 map unlocalized CBS112042p_1, whole genome shotgun sequence.
TCCGGCGCCCGGATCTACCCTGGCAAGGTACGAAATGATTGATTTCCGCGATTTCGAACGATGGCGATTTTCCCCCAGACTCCTCCGACTCGACACGGCATGATAATTGGCAAGCTGGGTACAGAGCCGACGCCATGACGCGACCGACGACacgaggagtttgggggggagataATCGTCGACTTTCCGTTTGAACGAGGTGGAAATACTTGGATTATGAAGCACAAAGGCTAACGCTGGCTCTTTCTCTGCAACAGGGCAAGCTGTACGTCCGTGGCGACAGTAAGATCTTCCGTTTCCAAAACGGCAAATCCGAGTCCCTTTTCCTCCAGCGCAAGAACCCTCGCCGCATCGCCTGGACTGTCCTCTACCGCAGACAACACAAGAAGGGTATCTCTGAGGTACGACCCCTCCATTCTCTCTCCAAGCTTCGGCTCTCCACAAGCACACACCGATCGATCCACCTACGCTGGGATAGCTCGCGGGGATTCTATATGAATacaggacgatgaggacatGCAGATGGAGGATGGCTATCGAGCAACACAACGGCATGCTGACACCCATTACAGGAGGTTGCTAAGAAGCGTACTCGCCGCACCGTCAAGTCCCAGCGTGCCATCGTTGGTGCTACCCTCGATGTGATCAAGGAGCGCCGCTCCATGCGCCCCGAGGCCCGCTCTGCTGCTCGCGCTCAGGCCATtaaggaggccaaggagaagaaggctgcttccGCCGCCGCTAAGAAGTctgagaaggccaaggctgctgccaacGCCTCCAAGGGCCGTATCGTCGGCAAGCAGGGTGCTAAGGGTGCGCAGTCCAAGCCTGCCATCCACAGCCGTTAAGGGGTTACATCTCTGGGTTGGTTGCATTTAGGTCTGGGGTGAAGATGATATTCTATCTTGGGCAAACACAACAAGGGAGAATAGAAGAATGGTATCTTCACAACCATCGCACAAAACGGTCTTGCCTGTGACCGGAGGGAAACGCGGAGTCGGTCGGTCGGTACTCGGTTTTTTCATTATGCCTGCTCTCTCAAACCTCTCCACAGGGAGGGTTCTTTACTCTTTTTTTTGATGAATGGACAAGTCACAAGAAAAGCTTGTTCCTTTCTGAAAAAGCCACGGGGCCGGTTGTATGATTGGGTCCCTGCGTAACGGGTATGAAGACGATTTGCATGGGTAGCTCACAGAATGCCGACTTATGCATTGGTCTGACATGGGCCGCTTCGCGGGATATTTGAGTGGTTTTCTGTGTGTcgtgtttttgtttcttgtgaATACCACGGGCAGTGGTTTCCCCAGTCCCTCAGCCTGGAATATCGAAAGGGGTCTCAACATTTGAATGTGGGAATCCTTCTAAAATCTATAGTTTCAAACCCCACGGTGTTGTTCATAAAACCGACCATGTCCCCTTTTTCCATAATTGGGTTGGACAGCCACTTTAAAGCTTAGCAAGAACACCCTCGGCGCCAGTGTTCTCGATGCTGCCTCTAACAGAATCGACCTCGGCGTAGGTGACCTTGCCGTGGTCAACAACGATGGCGTATCTCAGCGTGCGATCACCCTGAGTCCAGCCGATGCTCTTGGAGAATTCCAGACCGGCGTCGGACATGAATAGCTATTTTCACCTGGTTAGCACACCCTTTCTCTCATGtcacgaggaggaagacatACAATAGAATCATCCTTGACACCGTTCGCCTTGCCCCAAGCGGCCATGACCCAGTGGTCGttggaggcgatgaagatgacctGGTCGACgcccttggccttgaggtcGTCCAGCTTGGCGAGGTAGGAGGTCACGTGGGAGACCTGGCAGGTTGGGGTGAAGGCGCCGGGAACGGCGACGAGGACTACTTTCTTGGAGGCGAATTCTTTGCTGGCGTCGTATTGGATGCCGATGCCGCAGGCGGTGACGTTGAGGTCGCCGGTGGGGGGGACGTAGGTGAAGGTTACgttgggggggaaggagtcGCCTGCTTTGAGACCGGACATTTTGATGGTTGAAAGGGGGTTGTGTTGTGGGGAGAAAACTTGATTTGGGATGGGATaggtgagtggtggtggttgatgttgggatgTTCGGGATGGTAAATAAataggggagggtggtggtcaacggcggagatggtggggtgaGTGAATATCAAATTGGAGGGGTAGGAACGAGGTGTTGGTATGGTGGGTACGGGAGTTGCAAGTTACTACTCTGTATCTGCTACGTTCTAGAAGATTAAGATACAAATCTTCAGacgagacagagagagataCAGTTAAGGTTACACAAAACTTTTATATATGAGCCATGGTTTGGAATTATACCTCGCTGCTATGGCGGGAGAAGGAAGTTTGCTTTATGATTGACTGAGCTCGCCGGTGTCCGCTTGCCTTCGGCATGCCCCCCTCCCTGCCCCGCGCAGCTGTCACACATGTTAAGTCCGGACTGTGTTGTAGAGAAATCGCGGGGAATATTGCGCAATCGGTGTGGAAGATGAGCACGAGTTTCAGGTGAGCGAAAACTGACACTTCCATACCCCTTGTTTGAAATGTTACTCTTCAACTCAATTTCTTGCAGGGGATATGTTGGAAAACATTAGATGAACTCCGGGTGCTCCCATACCTCTTCGGGGCGGAACCAGAGAGTTTTGATATTCAAGCCACCTAACCCCACCGGATCTGCCGGCGAGCTTTCTATTGTGCTAACAACCATTTCAACCATACCAAGTCGCCAAATCCCACAGCCGAAGTGATAGTACGGTATTTCATGTAATATTCTACGGCTCCCAATCTACAAATATCAGTCGGTCTCGTGCAGATAGACTTTGCGGCGGGCGGCGGGGGGCGGGGCatgcggggtggtggtgacgtcAATCGCCAATTGCCGTTCTCGGCCCCGGCTCCGGCCCGGATGCTGGTCGGCGGACCACAGACAGATTGAAATCCCTTTCCACTGAATCGAGCCGGGAGTTTGTATCCTTGATTCGGCCACCTTTACATCTGTTGGCCTATAGAACATATACACTACCCATGACCTTCCGGCCTTGCGTCTTGCGTAGCCATGTCTGTTATATCATCCgttgccatcaagaaggtACCTGAAGCGAAATATCACCACAGACGCTTACAAATATATATGGTAGCTTGGGAATCTTGCCTGAATAGCTAGGTAGAGTGCCCTTCTATTTCCCAGGTAAGTTGATCGGGTAAGACAAGGAGCTGATACCCAAAAGGCTCCTCAGAGCAAACAGAAAGCGAGGAAGCGAGAGAGACTGGGCCAATAGACTCTGGAAAGTTCTGAATCTGGTAGTCCAAAAACCAGACCTCGACCAGCCGAAAGATCGCCAAAGTGAGCTTTTTGTAAGCATACGATAGATCACCTAGGCTAGAATCAAAAGAGCGAGCCAAGCTGTCATATGTGGCCGTTGCGTCTAGTCCGCCACTGAAGCTGCAAGACAGAGCTGTCAAGGAATGCCCTCTAACCACGTACAGTTAGAGAAGAGGTTCAGAAGTCAAGTAAGGATAATTGTTGCGTTTGCCCAGAACTATCAACGTCCAACTGCATTATGCTAGTTGCTATTCATTGGTTAGGACGAAGCTGTTATTTTGGGTTCAGTGACTATGTGAGACCAGAGAAGGCAAACGGAAGAGGGACAATAACACTATGCTTGAACGTAGAAAGGTCTGTCTTCGAGGGATATCCTGAGGCCTCTGCAGACTTCATCGAGGCCTCTGCAGACTTCATCGAGGCCTCTGCAGACTTCATCGAGGCCTCAATCAGACGGCTGGACCTATTTTCAAAGGGTCCTGTTACAAAAGCAACGGCAATAGGTGAGGGGCAAGCTGCCGCCTACTTCACAAAAGGTCCAGCCAGCCGAAAAAAAACAAGTGTTGGATACAAAAATGACAGACTTTGCTGCGGTCGAGAGAGGGTCTCGATGTTCGATACAATGGCTGCTCAGATATTCCAGTCCTGCAGCCACTATCACCCACCTGCTTCCTCTGGAAAGTAGGTGGTTGAAGCTGCGAGGGACGGGTCGACATCCGTACCAAAGCTTTGGTCTGGAGAATCTTCGTCAGATCAATTTGTGCTGACGCTAATGAGATGGGGACGAACCAGCGGGGTGGTTTTTCATCCGTAATCTCCCCAAGGTACGCAAATTCGAAATACGGTTCAAAACTTGGTGGGAATTTTTGGAGGTCGGCGATCAACTCCAGCCACAACTGGCAGCTCAGATCTCGAGACGGGAGGATGGATCTTGCTGGCCGTTTGGTCTCTAACTCTGATTGGATCAAAACCCCACGACAAGACTTTGTGGAGCCGAACAGATCCATGATTTTCGACAGGGATGGCTCAGGCCCGAGCTTACGCTGAGAGCTTCCCCCCTGTCCAGAGACTGGGCAATCACTACCCAAGTTGGACGGTGAAGAGTCAACTTCGACGCTTCTCGAGTGCCTCTGCAACTGAGATTTTTCTCTGCTGCATGACATTGGACCAACCAGAGTCAAAAATGCGATGCAATCACTGCATGAGAACGGGACGAGGCACGAGATGAGCGTCCTGTCAAGTCGGGACGAAACCACGATTTTCCTCTCCATCACAAGACTTCCTTGTTTGCATCATCTGCCAGCTTCGCGAAGACCATCGGCCGTCATTTTCTCAGGGTTGCACCAATACTCTTGGCATCTAATCTTTCCAGCCTCGGGTTCGTATGTAAGAACCAGCAAGGGCCAGCACGACTC
It contains:
- the RPL24 gene encoding 60S ribosomal protein L24 (EggNog:ENOG503P28W; COG:J) — protein: MRTYEDTFSGARIYPGKGKLYVRGDSKIFRFQNGKSESLFLQRKNPRRIAWTVLYRRQHKKGISEEVAKKRTRRTVKSQRAIVGATLDVIKERRSMRPEARSAARAQAIKEAKEKKAASAAAKKSEKAKAAANASKGRIVGKQGAKGAQSKPAIHSR
- a CDS encoding uncharacterized protein (COG:O; EggNog:ENOG503P2EH), whose protein sequence is MSGLKAGDSFPPNVTFTYVPPTGDLNVTACGIGIQYDASKEFASKKVVLVAVPGAFTPTCQVSHVTSYLAKLDDLKAKGVDQVIFIASNDHWVMAAWGKANGVKDDSILFMSDAGLEFSKSIGWTQGDRTLRYAIVVDHGKVTYAEVDSVRGSIENTGAEGVLAKL